The DNA window TTTAGTAGGGACTATTTAGTATCCACTGTAGAGAAAATACTATTTACTCACTTGAGTTCTTTTTGAACCCAACTACATTACTGTCAAGGTTTAAAAATTTGGAATCGGGGCACTGGGTCCTTCTCTATAAATTCCAATTCTATTTTGAATCGGCCAGACTTGGTTAGAATTGCCCAAACTTGGCCTAACTCAGTCCGACTCAGTTCACATAGACTTGTGGTTAATTGGAATCAGCTGTCAATCCGATTCAAGTTTTATGACCCTGATTATTGTGATATTTGAGAATTTAAGTAGTTAATATGATGTGGTGTGCTTTGCCTTTTGAACTGATTTTTCTGTCTAATGCTGTTCTTTTTGTCTACTTGAATTGTGTACAGGTTAGGTATTGTCTACCTTTTACGAATGAGGGGTAGAAATTACAGCTACAGCCCATCACCACCAAGGGGTTACAGCAGACGAGGTCGGAGTTCCAGCCCCAGGGGTCGTTATGGATCTCGTAGTAGAGATCTTCCTACTAGCCTTTTAGTTCGCAACCTTCGCCGTGATTGTAGGTTTGTCATTGTCaatttttctttgcttcttgtgTCTCTTTTGTTGGTCGAGACAATATTTGGCTGTTATTATACATCTAACACTTGTGCAAAAGAGGTGGGGTTTGAAGCTTTACATGTTAGAATTTGTTCTCTTTATTAAGCTTCACTGTGACCGCTACATAAGGTTAAAATTatggttttttcttttacttgttACCCATATGAATTAGTTAAGATTTAAAGTCATGACTTTGGTGAAAATATTTGCATGTTGTAGTTGCTTTCCATGTTTAAGATAGTCCCTGCATTCATGGATGTTGATAAGATCCTTCCATTTAGCAGCACCTTAGGATGGCATAGCCTTAAAGTTAACGCAAAGGTTCAAACGAGGAAAGGGTTACGGTGGATTCCTAGGCACCCAGAGATGAGGAAGGGCATAGTAAGCCCCTCCCATATCTTGCAACTATAGTTTTTTTGCCCTGGTGGATCTCCCTCTTGTTTAATTAAAGTTTGGAATCTTGGATTAgaaccaaaatttcaaattcgATAAGGGACGATCTTAATATTTCTTTGTTCATTCcccatccaataaaaaaaaaaaaaccctttgcTCAGGTAGCCCTACTTAGCAACACAGAAGAAGGGAGAGCTGCACCCCCGGGAAGTTGGAAAGGCCTTAGGTAATGCAACAGAGGGTGGTCAAACCTTCAGTGATGCATCAAAAGTGTAAGACCTGCACACTGATATTGTATTCATTTCTTCTGAGAAACTCAAAGGAATGGAGTGCTGCATCCACTGGAAGTTGGAGAGACCTAGAGGGTGGTGAAACCTTCAGTAGTGAATCAAAAGTGTGAGACATGCAACTCTGGTATTTCATTCGTTTCATTTCACTCAATGTAAGAATCAAATTCATTTCTGAAGGGATGACTGGAGacattttccaattttttttttttttctgtggtcATTTAcgtgtttcatttttttgttaaagGGGGATGTCTTTGTTTGTCTTTATGGATCTTAAATATTTCTTGCTTGCCTTTATCATCCTGATATAACATTGTCAACTGACTATCTTTGTTATACCACCAGGATTTATTGctgttctatttatttatttattaatttttatctcATGCAGGCCAGATGACCTCCGCAGGCCATTTGAGCAATTTGGTCCTATTAAGGATGTATACTTGCCAAGAGATTATTATACGGGGTGAGCTTCCTCCTAAATGTACTATGTACTGGTTTGAAGTGGTTGGCAAGTTTTGGACTTGTGGATTAGTTTTCTCCGTTCCTTTTGGTCAAATGTATAGCATCCAGCAGCATTCTTGATGTagcatttttgttattttgaatgGAGTTGAGGTGGCAGTGTGACTTCCCTAGGAAAAGAACGTCCCTTCTTGCTCTGTTCTTATTTTGTTGTCATGTTGATGAGGCTATTCTTTATGTTTTGTCATTATTCCATAGCAAGTTCAAGTTTATTAAAATTGTTGAATTTAACAGTTGAAAATAAAGTTTTGAAGATATCAATCAAGTAATAAGAGTTCTGTTGAAGATGATGTTAATGTTTGTGAAGATTGGAAGGGAGTTGGGTTTGAATACATTGTGAAGAGTTCAAGTCTTGAAGAATTTGAAGTCATCTTAAAACTCTGACATTTACAAGGTCAGCAGCCAGCCTTGTGCTTGCTTTTACTTGAATTGCATGAAATACTTGTAGTATTTCTGCTTAAAATGAGCTTCCATACGTGTTGGAATTACTTTGGTGGTTTCATCCATCGAGGTTCTTCGATGTGCATGTTATTTCCAAAGTAGTGATGTTGGCTTTATGAGTGGTGATCTGTTTTGACAACAAACTTGTGTATGTTGCAGAGATCCCAGGGGCTTTGGTTTTGTCCAGTATGTAGACCCTGCTGATGCTGCAGAGGCTAAACATCAGATGGATGGTCAAATTCTTCATGGCCGGGAGTTGACTGTTGTATTTGCAGAAGAGAATAGGAAAAAGCCCGCTGACATGAGGGCAAGAGAACGGTCAAGGTAAGTTTTCCAATATAACTATCATTTCATTAACACCTATTGCTATTGACTTCAGTTCTGGCTCTACATTTGCTAGATGGATCTGTAAATGCTTTTTGTGGTTTCAACTCATGCTCAGTTGCTTATTGAGAAATATAAATATGTCTTGATGTGCCTAATTAGGGGCTGGGGTGTAGCACTGGAAACAATAAAAGTTCAAAACTGTTGGACTGTGATTGATTCATTGTACAACTGGAATTCATctttcaaaaattataaaatttcgCTGTCTTACAGTGAATGTTGTTCGAGGATGTTTATGTGTTACAGAAAGAACTTTTGGCAGAGTTTTATTATGCTATTTTGTACAAAACTTTGAGGTCCCATGTTACAGAGCTGTTTTTACTGAATCTGGAACTATGGATGAAGTTGTAACTAGGGAACTGGTGGAGATGTTGAGAACTTTCTTTAGCATTGGCCCTTTTCAAAATGTAGATGCGGGTCTTCCAACTGCCTTCATAACTAAATAAAGGGTATAAAAGGATAATTAGTCTATATAAGCTTAGTGGCATGTCATGTAAACTTTGCTATTGTTTTTTATGTGGCCAGTCCCAAACTGCAGTAGAGGAGGTTCCCATGATACAAAGTTGGCTTTGAATACTTTAGGCTCCCTTTTGTTTGATCGATAAAAAGGGTTGGAAGCTTGTGAGGATGGTTCCCACATGTTGtgggttggtttgggttgggttgggttgggttggcaaggcaagggaagggaagggaagggaaggaaataaTGAGATGTAATTTTCATTGGGGTGGAATTTgatggaagagaggaaattgagggtagggtagggtagggtggggtggggtggggtggggtggggtgggaaaGAGAGTAAATTGGAGAGAGACACAAAATCAACTTTTCGATGAATAGTGTCAATTGGTTGGACTTTGGAAGTGAGTGGGGTGGGAAAAAGTTGTATGCCATAACAACATACGACATTAATTGCATTTAATGAACTTATTTGGTAAGTTTCTCACCCCATTTATCCAAACGctcatatttgtggtagtttgtGATAAACTAGTATAAGTTTCCCAcctttttttaccttttctaattttttccgTCAAACCAACAGGGCCTTACGAAGACCTTTTAGCGTGGGGACCCAAGAATTTCACATTTTCAAGAACAGCTAAATGGGATCCATAGCCAACCTTATTTAGTTGGGAGGAGGCTTGGTtgagatgagatgagataaGTGGCATGCCATCCAATTtccactcactcacaaatccaaCCCACGAATCAAACCTCCTATTAATTTATAGGATTTTCTGGTGGATGAATTCTATCAAAATACTCCACAGAGCATGGATTGTTTGAGTTACTCAATTTTTAAGCATAAGCTGGTCAAGAGTCATTGTGATCAAGAGAGTTGAAGTATGCGCTTTGAGACTTGGATAGGGTGAACCTGAATTATGATCATTGAgtttcaagtgtttttttttttttttttttgggggggggggtgtgaggGAGAGTTTTGCTGCCCCATCCTCGTACTTTATGAATGACAATTGACATGCATGTTTTGTAGAATTGTGTGAACGTGAATTTTATGGCGCATTATTGTTGATTTGTTCATGTTTCAGTGGTAGGGGTCGACTGTATGATAGGAGGCGGTCTCCCCCACGTTATTCCCGATCTCCATGTGCAAGATCTCAGCCTCGTAGTCCTAGTTACTCTCCATCCCCCAGGCGGAGACATTATTCACGGTATGTGACAGATTAATGTGGATTTAATTGTCTTGCCATTTGCTTGTGAGCACAGTTTAATGTTGCCTTAATTGTCTTGGCATTTGCTTGTTAGCCTAATTATTGTCTTGTTACGCAGAACTGTTTCGCCTCAAGACAGAAGGTACCATCGAGAGCCTTCCTACTCCCGCTCTCCCTATAATTGCTCAAGGAGTTGGAGTCGGAGCCCTGGCCTCAGCCCCGGCTGCAGCAGTAGTCCAAGTGGGAGCCGTGACCATCCAAGGAAAGCAGGAAGGGAAAGATCATTAAGTCGGTGAATCATTGGTGTGGGAAACAGTATGCAGATCCACTATTTTAACGAGTGTTGTCAACATTTAGTTTGAAAGACACTGTTAATATTGAGATATGTTTCTCAATCAAGTCTAGCTTTGATCTACTTTGTTGGGATTCTTTCTCGTGGCTGGCcacattttcccctttttatattctcttttttttttttttaagatatagTTAGTATTGAGATATGTTTCTCAATTTAGCCTGTAGCTTTGATCAACTTTGTGGGGATCCTTTCGTTTGGCTGGCTACagttttccctttttatattgtgtttttatttttgtgtaagATGAAGCTCTATTGTATCTCTCTTTGATGTCGTACATTGGAGTATCCTATGTGATGTTGGCCTGGAGGGGTCTGAGCTCCTTCGGTGGGGTTGAAATTCGACTTAAGTTTCCACTTAGTACTGACGTCGCATGTGGGTGCAAAACAAGTTACACAATGATGCCTGTAACTTGTAAGTTTGTGCTTTTGGCCGTGTATAACAGGCTTATCGAAGAAAGATGTCCTAACCATGTGGGTTTTgggttgtgtgtgtgtatgtgtgtgtgtgttagaaCCCGGATCATCTACCTTTTAATGGTTTTGTGATGACATGTGTTCTATTGTTTTCATTTATACTTTTAT is part of the Macadamia integrifolia cultivar HAES 741 chromosome 9, SCU_Mint_v3, whole genome shotgun sequence genome and encodes:
- the LOC122089396 gene encoding serine/arginine-rich SC35-like splicing factor SCL30A, encoding MRGRNYSYSPSPPRGYSRRGRSSSPRGRYGSRSRDLPTSLLVRNLRRDCRPDDLRRPFEQFGPIKDVYLPRDYYTGDPRGFGFVQYVDPADAAEAKHQMDGQILHGRELTVVFAEENRKKPADMRARERSSGRGRLYDRRRSPPRYSRSPCARSQPRSPSYSPSPRRRHYSRTVSPQDRRYHREPSYSRSPYNCSRSWSRSPGLSPGCSSSPSGSRDHPRKAGRERSLSR